GCGAGCCGGGGGGAGTCGCAGAGAATCTCCTCGACACTGCCCTCCAGACCCCCGGGCGACATGGCTTGGCGGGCCAGGTCCTTGGCCACCTGGACATCGGGCTGGTTGAAGGGGTTGATACCGAGAACGGATCCGGCGGACGCCACCGCCATCTCGCTGCGGAACATCTCCGCCCCCAACTCGTCCAGGTGGTGAAGCGTTATGCCGACGATCGGATGGCCGCGACGTCGCAGCCCGGCCTGGGCCGCCTCCCACTCGGAAGGCTCATCGCCCTCGAGGGCCATGAAGACGAAAAGCCGATCCCGCCCGTAGCTCGCCGGATCACCCAGGGGCTCACCGGCCACCGGAACGATGCCGGTGTTGTTCTTACCCGTACTCTCCGCCACCAGCTGCTCGACCCAGGCTCCGAACCCGGCAACCGCCGGTGAGCAGATGTACGTGAGCTTGTCCCGGCCGGCCAGCGCCGACTCGCCCATGACCGCTCCCAACCGGAGTCCCGGGTTGGCGGCCACCGGCCGGTCCGGCCCGCACTCCTCGGCCATAACGCGCGCCTTCGCTTGAAGGCTCTCGATGTCCATACCGATCAGGGCGGCCGGAACCAGACCGAACGGCGTGAGCGCCGAGTAGCGCCCCCCGACCTCTGGCGGAGTGGAGAAGACCCGGCGGAATCGCCGCTCGCGGGCCAGGGCCTCGAGGCCCGAGCCCGGATCGGTCAGGGCTACGAAACGGTCGCCCGGGCGATCATGGACGCTCGACACCATCCCCCAGAAGTAGCGGAACAGTGACAGCGTCTCGATGGTACCTCCCGACTTGGAGGCCACCAGGAACAGGGTCCGGGACGGATCGATGCCGGCAGACACCGCCCGCACAGCCTCGGGGTGGGTGCTGTCCAGGACGGTCAGCAAGGGATGGCCGGGGGCGCTCCCGAACGTCTTGGCGAATACCTCCGGCGCCATGCTCGACCCGCCCATCCCGAGCAGCACCACCCGGTCGGCGGCGGCGCACACTTCCTCGGCGAAGGCCCTCATAGCGGCCAGCTGCTCGGTCTCGTAGGGCAGCCGGAGCCACCCCAAGCGGTTGGTGAGGTCAGGTATGTCCTCAGCGGACCACAGGGCGTGGTCCCTGTCCCACATCCTCACGGCGTAGCTCTGTTCGTCCCATGCGGCCAACCGGCAGTGAACCCGATTGGTCAGGCTTCCCAGGGCAAAAGAGTGCGTAGGAAGATCAGGCATCATCCGTCCCGGTCCGCGTACTCGATGCTCCGACGTTACCCGGATTCTCCGGGCTCACGGCCATCCTCCAGGCGCTCCATCCAGTCCGGAGGCGACACCGAGGTAACGCGTCACCCCCACCGTTTGCAATCGCGCCACTCATCGAGGCGACCGAAAGAGAGGTGACTCGCTGGAACCTCTCGAAACAGGCCTCTTGACTCTAAGCATCGTTGAAGGTAGTCACTATGGTATGGGAACCACAGCGGCGATTCTCAAGGCCATGCGCAAGAACCCGACGGGTGTCCGGTTCGCCGACCTTGCCAAGGTGTGTGACGAGCATTTCGGACCACCACGGCAGACCGGCGGCAGTCACCGGGTATACCGCACACCTTGGTCGGGAGATCCGCGGGTGAACATACAAGGCAGCCGAGGTATGGCGAAGGCTTACCAGGTGCGACAGGTCCTCAAGGCGATCAGAAAGTTGCAGGAGCATGGCTACTGACCACTACACATACCGGGTGATCTGGTCTCCAGAAGACGGGGAGCACGTCGGTCTCTGCGGTGAATTCCCGTCGCTTTCCTGGTTGGCACCAACAATCGACGAGGCAATGGCCGGAATTCGTCGGCTTGTCGGCGAGGTCTCCGCCGATATGCAAGCCGCCGGCGAGCAGCCTCCCACCCCCACCGCGATGGTTCGACCAGCCGTGTAGCGGAAGCCGGCCACCGGGCCATCTGGACACTCTATAGCCCCGAGCGAACATGTGTTCGTCTATACTGCCTTGGTCCATGGCAGAACTTCGCTGGACCACGACCGACGCGCCCGGCAACAAGAGCGCATTGTTCGACGCGGTGGTCGAGCGGCGGATCGGTCGGGGCGCCTACACGGGACTCGAGTTCCTCCACGTTGAGTCGCGCACCATCATCAACCGGGTACCGCAATCTTCGGCATTGCCATTCGAGTACACCATCAACGCCTACCGCGGTTGCAGCCATGCCTGCACCTATTGCTTCGCCCGACCCACCCACGATTATCTGGGCCTCGGCATCGGGCGCGACTTCGACACCAAGATCGTGGTCAAGATCAACGCACCCGAGGTCCTGCGCCACGAGACCGCCCCGCAGCGCTGGGCGGGCCATCCGATCGCGATGGGAACCAACACCGACCCCTACCAGGCGGCCGAGGGCAAGTACAAGCTGACCCGCCAGATCATCGAGATACTCGCCGAACGGGGCAACCGGTTCTCGATCCTCACCAAATCGCCCCTGGTTCTCCGGGACCTGGACGTCCTGACCCGGGCCGCCAGGACCGCCGAGATCAGCGTCAACTTCTCGATCGGAACCCTCGACACCGATGCCTGGTCGCGCTCGGAGCCGGGAACGGCCCACCCCCGCAAGCGTCTCGACGCGGTCCGGCGGCTCAACGAGGCGGGCATTTCCTCCGGGGTGCTCATGATGCCCATCCTTCCCGGAATCTCCGACCATCCCAAGCAGGTGGAGGAGCTGGTCAGGGGAGCCGCCGAGGTCGGGGCACGGTTCATCATGGGCGGATACCTGCATGTACGGGGACCGCTCAAGGACCATGTGTTGGAGTGGATAGACCAGGACTACCCCCACCTGTCACGGTTCTACCGGCACACCTACGGAACCAGGTCCTACGCTCCCCCGGCCATGCGCCGGCGGCTCGGGGGCCTGATCCGGCGCTCGAAGACGGCCCATGGCGCTCCAGGCGGGGAACGTCGGCAGCCCCGTGATCCGGCACCCGCGAAGCAACCCGACCCCCAGCTCACCCTGTTCGCCTGATCGGATCCTCGGTCCGACCGCGGGAGGAGTCCCGAGCGGCCGGACCGGACCGCACTATCAGGCGACCACCGGCACCTCCGCCAGCGCCGCGGCGATAGCCTCGGACGGGTACTCGTAGTCGTGGAGTTCGCCGGACAGGAAAGTGTCGTAGGCGGCCATGTCGAAGTGGCCGTGGCCGCAAAGCGCGATGAGGATCACCTTCTCCTCGCCGGACTCCCGGCACTGACTGGCCTCCCGGAGCGCCCCCGCTATGGCGTGGGTGGGCTCGGGGGCAGGGATGATCCCCTCCGTCCTTGCGAACTGCAGGGCGGCTTCGAAGCATTCCACCTGGCCGATCGCTTCCGCCTCCATCAGCCCGAGTTCGACGATGTGGGAGACCAGCGGTGACATCCCGTGATACCGCAGCCCGCCCGCATGGATCGGATCCGGCACGAACCCGTGGCCCAGGGTGTGCATCTTGATGAGCGGTGTCATGCCGATGGCGTCCCCGAAGTCGTAGCGGTACTCTCCCTTGGTTATCGAGGGGCATGCCGCCGGTTCCACCGCCCGGATGGTGGGGTTGATGTTCCCGGCCAGCTTCTCCCGCAGGAAGGGATAGGACAGGCCCGAGAAGTTGGAACCGCCCCCCGTGCAGCCGATGATCACATCCGGGGTCTCGTCCACCTTGGCCAGCTGGGCGGCAGCCTCCTGGCCGATCACCGTCTGGTGCAGGAGGACGTGGTTCAGCACCGAGCCGAGTGAGTAGTTCACATCCTCGTTGGTGGCCGCCACCTCGACCGCCTCTGAGATGGCGATACCGAGGCTGCCCGTGCTGTTGGGATCCTGGGCCAGAATGGCCTGGCCCGCATTGGTCACCTCCGAGGGACTGGAGTGGACCGCGGCGCCCCACGTCCGCATCATGGAACCTCGATAGGGCTTCTGGTCGAACGAGGCGGCTACCTGCCAGACCTCGCACTCGAGGCCGAACATCCGGCACGCCAGGGCGAGCGCGCTCCCCCATTGACCGGCGCCCGTCTCCGTGGTCAGCTTCCTTACGCCTGCTTGAGCGTTGTAGTAGGCCTGGGCAACCGCAGTGTTCGGCTTGTGGGATCCGGCCGGGCTGGCACCCTCGTACTTGTAGTAGATGCGGGCCGGCGTATCGAGCTCCCTCTCCAACCGGTGGGCCCGGTACAACGGGGTGGGCCTCCACAGGCGGTAGATGTCCCGCACCGGCTCGGGGATCTCTATGTAGCTGTCCTGCGAGACCTCCTGGAGGATGAGGTCCATCGGAAACAGCGGCGCCAGATCACCAGGGCCCACCGGCTCGAGGGTTCCGGGGTGGAGCACCGGAGGGGGCGGCGCCGGCAGATCGGGGATGATGTTGTACCAATGGGTCGGGATATCCGACTCGTCAAGCAGAATCTTGGTCGGTTCCGTCATCGACTACTCCTCCGCCTAGCCAACCTAGGCTCGATCGCGGGTACTGCCGGAACGCAGAACGGTACTCGCTCGCGCCGCCCGATGCCCACAGCCGGCCTGCGAGTTCCGGCCCCGATCCGAGAACCGTGTCACATGGGAGGCACCCTGCTTTCGCCCGAGTCTCCGCCTGCCACAATGAGACCTGTAGCCGCCTCAGGAAGACCGTTGAGTACCACCACTTCACCGGCCAACCGGCCGGCCCCGCCCGACCCGAAAGACTTCCTCGGCTTGGACCGTCTCCTCGATCCTGAGGAACGCCTGCTTAGGGACACGGTTCGCCGGTGGGTGGGCGATCGGGTACTCCCGTCGATCGGCGACTGGTTCGTCGAGGGGATCCTGCCCAGGGAGCTGGCCACCGAGTTGGGCGGGCTGGGCCTGCTGGGGATGCACCTGGACGGCTACGGGTGCCCGGGCGCGTCCGCGGTCGAGTACGGATTGACCTGCCTCGAACTCGAGGCGGGCGACTCGGGACTCCGCAGCATGGTGTCGGTGCAGGGTTCGCTGGCCATGTTCCCCATCCGGGAGTACGGGTCGGAGGATCAACGCCGGGAGTGGTTGCCACGAATGGCTTCGGGCGAGGTCCTGGGGTGTTTCGGCCTCACCGAGCCCGATTCCGGCTCCGATGCCGCCTCGATGCGCACCACCGCACGCCGAGACGGTCCGGATTGGATCCTCAACGGCACCAAGACCTGGATCTCCAACGGGTCGGTGGCGGACGTGGCCATCATCTGGGCCCGAGCCGAGGATGGAGTGCGAGGGTTCATCATCCCCACCGATACTCCGGGATTCGCAGCCCGCGACATCCCGCGCAAGCTCTCACTCAGGGCCTCCCATACCTCCGAGCTGACCCTCGACGACGTACGGCTTCCGAGAGAAGCGGCGCTGCCCGGCGTATCCTCGATGCGTGGCCCGCTGTCCTGCCTGACCGAAGCCCGGTACGGCATCGTCTGGGGAGCGATGGGCGCCGCCCGCTCGTGCTACGAGGCGGCGCTCGACTACGCCACCACCAGGCAGCAGTTCGGCCGGCCGATCGGCGCGTTCCAGCTCACCCAGCGCAAGCTGGTGGAGATGATGGTCTCCGTGAACCGGGGACTGCTGCTCGCCCTCCATATCGGACGCATGAAGGATCGGGGTCGGGCCGGCTCCGAGCACGTGTCTCTTGGCAAGTTCGACAACGTCCGGATGGCGCTGGATGTCGCCCGGACCGCCCGATCCGTGCTGGG
The genomic region above belongs to bacterium and contains:
- a CDS encoding toxin HicA codes for the protein MGTTAAILKAMRKNPTGVRFADLAKVCDEHFGPPRQTGGSHRVYRTPWSGDPRVNIQGSRGMAKAYQVRQVLKAIRKLQEHGY
- a CDS encoding acyl-CoA dehydrogenase family protein, yielding MSTTTSPANRPAPPDPKDFLGLDRLLDPEERLLRDTVRRWVGDRVLPSIGDWFVEGILPRELATELGGLGLLGMHLDGYGCPGASAVEYGLTCLELEAGDSGLRSMVSVQGSLAMFPIREYGSEDQRREWLPRMASGEVLGCFGLTEPDSGSDAASMRTTARRDGPDWILNGTKTWISNGSVADVAIIWARAEDGVRGFIIPTDTPGFAARDIPRKLSLRASHTSELTLDDVRLPREAALPGVSSMRGPLSCLTEARYGIVWGAMGAARSCYEAALDYATTRQQFGRPIGAFQLTQRKLVEMMVSVNRGLLLALHIGRMKDRGRAGSEHVSLGKFDNVRMALDVARTARSVLGANGITLDYPVMRHMNNLESVITYEGTNEIHTLILGQSLTGFQAFT
- a CDS encoding radical SAM protein; the encoded protein is MAELRWTTTDAPGNKSALFDAVVERRIGRGAYTGLEFLHVESRTIINRVPQSSALPFEYTINAYRGCSHACTYCFARPTHDYLGLGIGRDFDTKIVVKINAPEVLRHETAPQRWAGHPIAMGTNTDPYQAAEGKYKLTRQIIEILAERGNRFSILTKSPLVLRDLDVLTRAARTAEISVNFSIGTLDTDAWSRSEPGTAHPRKRLDAVRRLNEAGISSGVLMMPILPGISDHPKQVEELVRGAAEVGARFIMGGYLHVRGPLKDHVLEWIDQDYPHLSRFYRHTYGTRSYAPPAMRRRLGGLIRRSKTAHGAPGGERRQPRDPAPAKQPDPQLTLFA
- a CDS encoding TrpB-like pyridoxal phosphate-dependent enzyme — its product is MTEPTKILLDESDIPTHWYNIIPDLPAPPPPVLHPGTLEPVGPGDLAPLFPMDLILQEVSQDSYIEIPEPVRDIYRLWRPTPLYRAHRLERELDTPARIYYKYEGASPAGSHKPNTAVAQAYYNAQAGVRKLTTETGAGQWGSALALACRMFGLECEVWQVAASFDQKPYRGSMMRTWGAAVHSSPSEVTNAGQAILAQDPNSTGSLGIAISEAVEVAATNEDVNYSLGSVLNHVLLHQTVIGQEAAAQLAKVDETPDVIIGCTGGGSNFSGLSYPFLREKLAGNINPTIRAVEPAACPSITKGEYRYDFGDAIGMTPLIKMHTLGHGFVPDPIHAGGLRYHGMSPLVSHIVELGLMEAEAIGQVECFEAALQFARTEGIIPAPEPTHAIAGALREASQCRESGEEKVILIALCGHGHFDMAAYDTFLSGELHDYEYPSEAIAAALAEVPVVA